Sequence from the Streptomyces sp. NBC_00440 genome:
TGCTGCCCGGAATGGTGGTGCCGCTGGACCTTTCCGACGCGGACGTAAGCGCCGCCGTGGAGGCCGCCCAGGCGTCCCCCGCCCGCTCCAGCGGCAACAAGCCGCTGGTCCTGCTCGTTCCCCGGCTCGACGGCAGCTACGCGAGCACCGGTGTCCTCGGCACCGTCGAACAGGTCGGCAGACTCTCCGACGGAGACCCAGGAGCCCTGGTCCGCGGCCGCGGCCGGGTCCGTATCGGGGCCGGCACCACCGGCCCGGGCACCGCGCTCTGGGTCGAGGGCATCCATGTCGACGAGACCGACCCCGAGCCGCTGCCCGGCGCGGTCACCGCGCTGGTCAAGGAGTACAAGGCGCTCGCCACCGACTGGCTGAAGAAGCGCGGGGCCTGGCAGGTCGTCGACCGCGTCCAGCAGATCGAGGGCGTGTCGGCCCTCGCGGACAACTCCGGCTACTCACCGTTCCTCACCCTCGCCCAGAAGACCGAGCTGCTGGAGACCGCCGACCCGGTGGCCCGGCTGAAGCTCGCCGTCCAGTGGCTGGGCGAGCACCTCGCCGAGCAGGACGTCGCCGAGTCCATCGCCAAGGACGTCCAGGAGGGCGTCGACAAGCAGCAGCGCGAGTTCCTGCTCCGCCGCCAGCTGGAGGCCGTCCGCAAGGAGCTCTCCGAGCTCAACGGCGAGGCGGACGACGAGTCCGACGACTACCGGTCCCGCGTCGAGGCCGCCGCCCTCCCCGGGTACGTCAGGGAGGCCGCGCTCAAGGAGGTCGAGAAGCTGGAGCGCTCGTCCGACCAGAGCCCCGAGGGCTCCTGGATCCGGACCTGGCTGGACACCGTCCTCGAACTGCCGTGGAACGAACGCACCGAGGACGAGTACGACATCAGGGGCGCCAAGGCAGTCCTGGACGCGGAGCACTCGGGCCTGGAGGACGTGAAGGAGCGCATCACCGAGTACCTGGCCGTGCGCAAGCGCCGTGCCGACCGCGGCATGGGCATCGTCGGCGGCCGCCGCGGCGGCGCCGTGCTGGCGCTCGTCGGGCCGCCCGGGGTCGGAAAGACCTCGCTCGGCGAGGGAGTGGCGCACGCGATGGGCCGCAAGTTCGTCCGCGTCGCGCTCGGCGGCGTACGGGACGAGGCCGAGATCCGCGGACACCGGCGTACATACGTCGGCGCGCTGCCCGGACGGATCGTGCGGGCGATCAAGGAGGCCGGCTCGATGAACCCGGTCGTCCTGCTCGACGAGATCGACAAGGTCGGCTCGGACTTCCGGGGAGACCCGGCGGCCGCCCTGCTCGAAGTGCTCGACCCGGCCCAGAACCACACCTTCCGGGACCACTACCTGGAGGTCGAGCTCGACCTGTCCGATGTGGTGTTCCTGGCCACCGCGAACGTGCTCGAAGCCATCCCGGAGGCGCTGCTCGACCGGATGGAGCTGGTCAGGCTCGACGGCTACACCGAGGACGAGAAGGTCGTCATCGCCCGCGACCACCTGCTGCCCAGGCAGCTGGAGCGCGCGGGTCTTGAGCCCGGCGAGGTGACGCTCGACGACTCCGCGCTGCGCAAGCTGGCGGGGGAGTACACCCGCGAGGCGGGCGTCCGGAATCTGGAGCGGGCCGTCGCCAGACTGCTGCGGAAGGTCGCCGCCCAGCACGAGCTGGGCGAGCAGGAGCTGCCGCTCACCGTCACCGACGCCGAGCTGCGGCCGCTGATCGGGCGGCCCCACCATGTGCCGGAGTCCGCCCAGGACCCGGCGGAGCGCCGTACGGCGGTGCCCGGTGTGGCCACCGGCCTCGCGGTGACCGGCGCGGGCGGCGACGTCCTCTTCGTCGAGGCGTCGCTGGCCGACCCCGAGACCGGCGCGGCGGGGCTGACCCTGACCGGCCAGCTCGGCGACGTCATGAAGGAGTCGGCACAGATCGCGCTCTCCTTCCTGCGCTCGCGCGGTGCCGAACTGGAGCTGCCCGTCGCGGACCTGAAGGAGCGCGGGGTGCACATCCACTTCCCGGCGGGCTCGGTGCCCAAGGACGGCCCGAGCGCGGGCATCACGATGACGACGGCGCTGGCGTCGCTGCTCTCCGGCCGGCAGGTCCGAACGGACGTGGCCATGACCGGCGAGGTGTCGCTGACCGGACGGGTGCTGCCGATCGGCGGTCTGAAGCAGAAGCTGCTGGCCGCGCACCGGGCGGGCATCACGACCGTGGTGATCCCCAAGCGGAACGAGGCCGATCTGGACGATGTGCCCGCCGAGGTGCTCGACACGCTTGAGGTGCACCCGGTGACGGACGTACGCCAGGTCCTGGAGATCGCGCTGTCCCCGGCGGAGGTACGGGTTCCGGCGGCCGCCTGACCGCCCGGTGCCGTACAGGACCTACAGGCACACGCAGGGCCCCCGACGGCACGCCGGGGGCCCTGCGCAGTCCGCGGTGCAGTCCGCGGTGAAGTTCTCCGTGCGGTACGCGGTGCAGTTCGCGGCGTCAGCCGTTGGCGAGTGCCTGCACCCGGTCCAGTGCGCCGTTGAACTTGTCGTGGTCGCCGACCGTCGGTCCGGTCGAGGTGTACTGCCACATCGTCTGGAAGCCCCACCCGGCGGGCAGCGCGCCCGGCGCCGAGTCGTAGCGGGCGATCCAGAGCGGGTTGGTGGCCCCGAAGCTGCTGTTGTTCCCCGTGCACTGCGTCCACCAGCTGGTCGCGGTGTAGATGACCGCGTCACGCCCGGTGAGCGACTTGTAGGTGTTGGCGAAGTCGTGGATCCAGGCGACCATCGATGCCGCGCTCAGGCCGTAGCAGGCGTCACCGTACGGATTCCACTCGATGTCCAGCACACCGGGCAGGGTCTTGCCGTCGCGGGACCAGCCGCCGCCGTGGCTGACGAAGTAGTTCGCCTGGTTCGCACCGCTGGAGTCGTTCGGGGTCGCGAAGTGGTACGCGCCGCGGATCATCCCGACGTTGTACGAGCCGTTGTACTGCTGGGTGAAGGAGGGGTTCGTGTAGTAGTTGCCCTCGGTGGCCTTGGTGTAGGCCCACCGCACGCCGCTGCCCCACAGCGTCGCCCAGTTGACGTTGCCCTGGTAGCCGGAGACGTCGACGCCTTCGGTCTGGACCGCCGAGGGGGTGTTGCGAGGGCTGCCGCCCTGGCCGTCGTGCGCGATGACACCCATCCCCATGGTGGCCGTGCCGCGCGCGGGGGTGTCGGCCGCGGAGGCCGCGCCGGGCAGGGCCAGCAGGGAGGTGAGAAAGGCGAGAAGGATCCCGACTGCGGCGGTGCGTCCGCGTCGGGCCGTTCCGGATCTGAGCACGGGCATGTGCGTGCCTCCGAAAGGCTCGGTGGGGGGAGCTGGGCGTACTCCGTCGTCGGAGTACGCCGTCATCACCGACATGGTGTGGTGTGGACATGTCAGCAATGACGACGCTACGCACGTAGACCCGTACGGCGGAAGGGGGCCTGGGTGCTGCCGTTGGTCTACTCCTGCGAAATACTGGCCCAGCTGCGGCGATGGCAGACGCTGAAAGAAACTTTCAGGATCGGGAAAGCTCGTAAGGGGTGCTGACGTGCACGACAGCGGTACTGGAAGTGAACTCCCCGTCCCGCCCGAAAGTGGTGTGGACCATGAATTCCTCGCGCTGGAACGTGAGTTGGCCGTCTTCCTGCGCCGCGCGCGGGCCTCGTCCGGCGAGATGTCGCGCGCCGTCCACCCCGATCTGGAGGCCGCCGCCTACGGGCTGCTGGTCTGTCTCGACGAGTGGGGCGGGCAGCGGGCCACCGACCTGGCCGCCTACATCGGAGTCGGCCGGGCGACCATAAGCCGTCAACTGCGCTCCCTCGAAGTCCTCGGACTGGTCACCCGTGAGCAGGACCCCGGCGACGGGCGCGCCTTCCTGGTGCAGCTCACCGTCGAGGGGCGCGAACGGATGCGCCGGGTGCGGGACGCGCGCCGGGCCGAGTACGTACGCAGGCTGGACGGCTGGGACCGGGCCGAGGTCGCGGAACTGGCCCGTCTGCTGCACCACTTGAACGCCCGGTCGGAGGACTGAGCCGAGGAACAGGGGGCCGGCGCCGGCCCCCTACAGCTCCACCAGCACGGCCGACGCATCGTCGTGCGTCTTACTGTTCCGCAGGAACGCACGGTCGGTGTCCGCGTCCTCCAGCGCCCGGACCCGCCCGATCAGCGCCTGCGGACCCTCCTTGCGCAGCACCGCCAGGCACTCCGCCCAGTCGCCCTCGCGGAAGACCTCCACCCAGCGGCTCGCGCCGTCGCTGAGCGCGGCCAGCGCCCGTACCTCCGCCAGGGGCGTGCGCCCGGTCACCGCGCGCGCCGCCACCGCCGGATCGGCGGCCGCGGTGAAGAACCCGCCCTCCTGGTTCCGTGCCGCGTCGGCCGTCGCCTCGGTCGCCAGCACCTCGCGCGGCAGCCGGTCCAGGCGGTCGTCCAGTACCGCCCGTACCGCCCCCGAGGCGTCCTCGACCAGCAGGGCCGAGTCGGAAAGCACCAGGTGTTCGACGGTCTCGGCGGACCAGCGCGCCATGACAACGGTTGCCTGCGGGGTACGCACGTGAGAAAGGTCACAGATTGAGCCGTGCGCTTCAGCGGTAAGGCGAATCGCCTCCGC
This genomic interval carries:
- a CDS encoding lysozyme, with protein sequence MPVLRSGTARRGRTAAVGILLAFLTSLLALPGAASAADTPARGTATMGMGVIAHDGQGGSPRNTPSAVQTEGVDVSGYQGNVNWATLWGSGVRWAYTKATEGNYYTNPSFTQQYNGSYNVGMIRGAYHFATPNDSSGANQANYFVSHGGGWSRDGKTLPGVLDIEWNPYGDACYGLSAASMVAWIHDFANTYKSLTGRDAVIYTATSWWTQCTGNNSSFGATNPLWIARYDSAPGALPAGWGFQTMWQYTSTGPTVGDHDKFNGALDRVQALANG
- a CDS encoding protein phosphatase 2C domain-containing protein, whose amino-acid sequence is MRIELASTPGTPERPNEDWTGAVLPASGGGGLLVLLDGVTPPAGNDGCVHGVPWFTTRLGGSLVELSGSRRDMSLREVLAEAIRLTAEAHGSICDLSHVRTPQATVVMARWSAETVEHLVLSDSALLVEDASGAVRAVLDDRLDRLPREVLATEATADAARNQEGGFFTAAADPAVAARAVTGRTPLAEVRALAALSDGASRWVEVFREGDWAECLAVLRKEGPQALIGRVRALEDADTDRAFLRNSKTHDDASAVLVEL
- the lon gene encoding endopeptidase La, with protein sequence MADTSTPLTLPVLPLDDEVVLPGMVVPLDLSDADVSAAVEAAQASPARSSGNKPLVLLVPRLDGSYASTGVLGTVEQVGRLSDGDPGALVRGRGRVRIGAGTTGPGTALWVEGIHVDETDPEPLPGAVTALVKEYKALATDWLKKRGAWQVVDRVQQIEGVSALADNSGYSPFLTLAQKTELLETADPVARLKLAVQWLGEHLAEQDVAESIAKDVQEGVDKQQREFLLRRQLEAVRKELSELNGEADDESDDYRSRVEAAALPGYVREAALKEVEKLERSSDQSPEGSWIRTWLDTVLELPWNERTEDEYDIRGAKAVLDAEHSGLEDVKERITEYLAVRKRRADRGMGIVGGRRGGAVLALVGPPGVGKTSLGEGVAHAMGRKFVRVALGGVRDEAEIRGHRRTYVGALPGRIVRAIKEAGSMNPVVLLDEIDKVGSDFRGDPAAALLEVLDPAQNHTFRDHYLEVELDLSDVVFLATANVLEAIPEALLDRMELVRLDGYTEDEKVVIARDHLLPRQLERAGLEPGEVTLDDSALRKLAGEYTREAGVRNLERAVARLLRKVAAQHELGEQELPLTVTDAELRPLIGRPHHVPESAQDPAERRTAVPGVATGLAVTGAGGDVLFVEASLADPETGAAGLTLTGQLGDVMKESAQIALSFLRSRGAELELPVADLKERGVHIHFPAGSVPKDGPSAGITMTTALASLLSGRQVRTDVAMTGEVSLTGRVLPIGGLKQKLLAAHRAGITTVVIPKRNEADLDDVPAEVLDTLEVHPVTDVRQVLEIALSPAEVRVPAAA
- a CDS encoding MarR family winged helix-turn-helix transcriptional regulator → MHDSGTGSELPVPPESGVDHEFLALERELAVFLRRARASSGEMSRAVHPDLEAAAYGLLVCLDEWGGQRATDLAAYIGVGRATISRQLRSLEVLGLVTREQDPGDGRAFLVQLTVEGRERMRRVRDARRAEYVRRLDGWDRAEVAELARLLHHLNARSED